Proteins encoded together in one Salvelinus fontinalis isolate EN_2023a chromosome 6, ASM2944872v1, whole genome shotgun sequence window:
- the LOC129858349 gene encoding syntaxin-5-like, translating to MTCRDRTNEFQSACKSLQSRQNGVQHTKPALSALKQRSDFTLMAKRIGKDLSNTFAKLEKLTILAKRRSLFDDKAVEIEELTYIIKQDINSLNKQIAQLQDLIRSRGAPSGRHIQTHSNTIVVSLQSKLASMSNDFKSVLEVRTENLKQQKNRREQFSQRPVSSPLHANNFKSSVLMQDESRSMGAEVAINMDNQSNPLQLQLIDDQDSYIQSRADTMQNIESTIVELGSIFQQLAHMVKEQEETVQRIDANVEDTQLNVDMAHTEILKYFQSVSSNRWLMVKIFLVLIVFFIVFVVFLA from the exons ATGACGTgcagggatcgaaccaacgaGTTCCAGTCCGCCTGCAAATCCCTACAGAGCAGACAG AATGGTGTTCAGCACACCAAGCCAGCCCTCAGTGCTCTCAAGCAACGCAGTGACTTCACCCTCATGGCCAA GAGAATAGGGAAGGACTTgagtaatacatttgctaaactaGAGAAACTCACCATAT TGGCTAAAAGAAGATCTCTATTTGATGACAAGGCAGTGGAGATTGAAGAGTTAACCTACATCATCAAGCAG GACATTAACAGCCTGAACAAGCAGATAGCCCAGCTGCAGGATCTGATCCGTTCACGTGGAGCGCCCAGTGGCAGACACATCCAGACCCATTCCAACACCATCGTCGTCTCCCTGCAG TCCAAACTGGCGTCTATGTCCAATGACTTCAAGTCGGTTCTAGAAGTAAGAACAGAG AACCTGAAGCAGCagaagaacaggagagaacagttCTCTCAGcgtcctgtctcttctcctctccacgcCAACAACTTCA agAGTTCAGTGTTGATGCAGGATGAGTCAAGGAGTATGGGGGCTGAGGTCGCCATCAACATGGACAACCAGTCTAACCCTCTACAGCTCCAGCTCATTGATGATCAG GACTCGTACATCCAGAGCCGTGCAGACACCATGCAGAACATTGAGAGCACCATCGTAGAGCTGGGCTCTATCTTCCAGCAGCTGGCTCACATGgtgaaggagcaggaggagacggtacagag GATTGATGCTAACGTGGAGGACACTCAGCTCAACGTGGACATGGCTCACACGGAGATCCTCAAGTACTTCCAGTCTGTGTCCTCCAACCGCTGGCTCATGGTCAAGATCTTCCTCGTCCTCATCGTGTTCTTCATCGTCTTTGTGGTCTTCCTCGCCTGA
- the LOC129858350 gene encoding protein RD3-like — protein sequence MTDACWYPLLLRCSSWLTGYVQTDTSSNTSRCAYEMFPWSAVFSLEPKVPGQRTAEELVTNTLMLELGAMVKRTERIRLERVTKEGRRRRSSSSADYSWLATAPTHQPYELTPRDLIELQDLCARVPPSQCGPVIVRFRNLVTEIEPEVHEVARLFRTVLRDCVEGEEENEEMRMRSAGWDKQRSKSLSFVSFRSKFRPAPFRGGGLGGSRGNLQEESSWYEEDEVEQQEGAANVARAARKGRSMSMPDITPIEQSALG from the exons ATGACAGATGCTTGCTGGTACCCCCTGCTGCTACGCTGCTCTAGTTGGCTGACTGGATATGTACAGACTGACACATCTAGCAACACCTCCAGGTGTGCTTATGAG ATGTTCCCCTGGTCAGCAGTGTTTTCTCTGGAGCCGAAAGTGCCTGGACAGCGTACGGCAGAAGAACTAGTCACCAACACCCTGATGCTGGAGCTGGGTGCCATGGTGAAGCGCACCGAACGTATCCGCCTGGAAAGGGTGACAAAAGAGGGCCGGCGCCGGCGCAGCTCTTCCTCCGCTGACTACAGCTGGCTGGCCACTGCCCCCACCCACCAACCCTACGAGCTGACCCCCCGAGACCTGATAGAACTGCAGGACCTGTGTGCCAGGGTGCCACCGTCTCAGTGTGGCCCTGTCATTGTTAG GTTCAGGAATCTGGTGACGGAGATTGAGCCGGAGGTTCACGAGGTGGCTCGTCTGTTCCGCACGGTTCTACGTGACTgtgtggagggagaagaggagaacgaGGAGATGAGGATGAGGTCAGCCGGCTGGGACAAACAACGCAGCAAGAGCCTCTCCTTTGTATCCTTCCGCTCCAAGTTCCGCCCCGCTCCCTTCAGGGGTGGGGGCCTGGGCGGGTCACGTGGCAACCTGCAGGAGGAGTCGAGCTGGTACGAAGAGGACGAGGTGGAGCAGCAGGAGGGAGCAGCAAACGTGGCGAGAGCGGCCAGGAAGGGGAGGAGCATGAGCATGCCTGATATCACCCCCATCGAACAGAGTGCACTTGGctga